Proteins from one Listeria innocua genomic window:
- a CDS encoding glycerate kinase gives MKIVIAPDSFKESLTAHEVAEYIKEGFQEVYPHADYHLLPVGDGGEGTLDVLSRAVDAKTTKINVSGPFGEPVSAKVAFTEGNKKALIEMAEVCGLHLVPATKRDPLQVSTKGVGELILHVMKKGATEVIIGIGGSASNDGGIGMASALGYEFLDLENNVVNPIGANLASIATIRSENVPTELKNITINIVTDVENPLCGKEGASYVFGPQKGLAATDLASADEAMRHFYQLANPAMITMARAGAGGGIGAGLATFAEANLLSGIDFVIEALQIKAVCKDADLVIVGEGKMDGQTAQGKAPVGVAKEVPDGTPVFAICGSVGEGLEAVYKAGIHAVFPSIASPTTLEKILKETPNNLRRTARNVAAVWKGRVE, from the coding sequence ATGAAAATTGTCATTGCACCGGATTCATTTAAAGAAAGTTTGACGGCGCACGAGGTGGCAGAGTATATTAAAGAGGGCTTTCAAGAAGTTTATCCGCATGCAGACTATCATTTACTCCCAGTTGGAGATGGGGGCGAGGGTACGCTTGATGTTTTAAGTAGAGCCGTGGATGCGAAAACGACGAAAATCAATGTTTCTGGTCCGTTTGGCGAGCCTGTTTCAGCAAAAGTTGCCTTTACAGAGGGCAATAAAAAAGCGCTGATCGAAATGGCTGAGGTTTGCGGTTTGCATCTAGTTCCAGCAACTAAACGTGATCCACTTCAAGTGAGCACAAAAGGAGTGGGCGAACTAATTTTGCACGTAATGAAAAAAGGTGCGACCGAGGTTATCATTGGCATAGGTGGAAGCGCTTCAAATGATGGCGGAATTGGCATGGCTAGCGCGCTTGGCTATGAATTTTTAGATTTAGAAAACAATGTCGTAAATCCAATCGGCGCCAATTTAGCTAGCATCGCAACCATCCGCTCTGAAAATGTTCCTACTGAGCTCAAAAACATCACGATAAATATAGTAACCGACGTTGAAAATCCGCTTTGTGGAAAAGAAGGCGCATCCTATGTATTCGGCCCACAAAAAGGGTTAGCTGCCACTGATCTAGCAAGCGCAGATGAGGCAATGCGTCATTTTTATCAGCTGGCCAATCCAGCGATGATAACAATGGCACGAGCTGGTGCTGGGGGAGGAATTGGCGCTGGACTTGCAACGTTTGCAGAGGCGAATTTGCTGTCTGGCATTGATTTTGTAATCGAGGCGCTTCAAATTAAAGCAGTTTGCAAAGATGCCGATTTAGTCATCGTTGGTGAAGGGAAAATGGACGGACAAACTGCTCAAGGAAAAGCACCAGTGGGCGTGGCGAAAGAAGTACCTGATGGAACACCCGTTTTTGCAATTTGTGGAAGCGTAGGAGAGGGTCTTGAAGCTGTCTATAAGGCCGGAATCCACGCGGTATTTCCCTCAATTGCGAGTCCAACAACTTTAGAAAAAATACTTAAAGAAACCCCAAATAATCTAAGAAGAACCGCACGAAATGTTGCGGCAGTTTGGAAAGGACGAGTAGAATGA